The Providencia rettgeri genome includes a window with the following:
- the mraZ gene encoding cell division protein MraZ, which yields MFRGATLVNLDSKGRLTVPTRYRGMLNEESKGQMVCTIDLHQPCLLLYTLPEWEIIEEKLSRLSTMNPAERRVQRLLLGHASECQMDNAGRLLLASTLRQHAGLTKEVMLVGQINKFELWDEQTWYQQVEDDIAAERLTNEPLSARLQDLSL from the coding sequence ATGTTTCGTGGGGCAACACTGGTTAATCTCGACAGCAAAGGGCGTCTAACCGTGCCAACTCGTTATCGAGGAATGCTGAACGAGGAATCGAAAGGGCAAATGGTTTGTACCATTGACCTTCACCAGCCATGCCTGTTGCTTTATACCTTACCCGAATGGGAGATTATCGAGGAAAAACTTTCTCGATTATCGACGATGAACCCAGCAGAACGACGCGTGCAACGGCTGTTATTAGGTCATGCAAGTGAATGCCAAATGGACAACGCGGGGCGTCTTTTGTTAGCCAGTACATTGCGTCAACACGCAGGGCTAACCAAAGAGGTCATGTTGGTTGGCCAGATTAATAAATTTGAACTTTGGGATGAACAGACTTGGTATCAGCAAGTGGAAGATGATATTGCCGCTGAGCGCCTTACCAATGAACCACTTTCAGCCCGCTTACAGGATTTGTCACTTTAA